A single Chaetodon trifascialis isolate fChaTrf1 chromosome 18, fChaTrf1.hap1, whole genome shotgun sequence DNA region contains:
- the hnf4g gene encoding hepatocyte nuclear factor 4-gamma → MKYPPASQSKSLLDMEVANYCEGLDPSYSTLGFENAEVLYGKGDSMPTEPSLPGPDGVSGNCAICGDKATGKHYGAFSCDGCKGFFRRSIRKSHVYTCRFSRQCVVDKDKRNQCRFCRLNKCFRVGMKKEAVQNERDRISSRRNMADAQDLPPITILAQAESLSQQITAPVGVADISEQKSATVGDVCDSMRQQLLVLVEWAKYIPAFGELLLDDQVSLLRAHAGEHLLLGVAKRSMPFKDFLLLGNGCVIHRNSPEPEICRVANRVLDELVQPFQDIQIDENEYAALKAIVFFDPDAKSLRDPSKIKAMRLQVQMSLEDYINDRQYDSRGRFGELLLLLPTLQSITWQMIEQLQFIKLCGLAKIDNLLHEMLLGGLTSEPTHLHHPAHTQLAQDPLTGHTLVISTMPVTHTPLIASPDTPIPSPPQGPTPEKYKHFPQPVCPPASPSASTQTDP, encoded by the exons ATGAAGTATCCCCCTGCTTCTCAGAGTAAATCTCTCTTAGATATGGAAGTAGCCAACTATTGTGAAGGCCTGGATCCTTCTTACAGCACACTGGGCTTTGAGAATGCAGAGGTGCTCTATGGA AAAGGAG ACAGCATGCCGACAGAGCCGAGCCTGCCCGGTCCAGACGGGGTGAGCGGTAACTGTGCCATCTGTGGAGACAAAGCCACAGGGAAACACTATGGAGCCTTCAGCTGTGACGGCTGTAAAGGCTTCTTCAGACGCTCCATACGCAAGAGCCATGTCTACACCTGCAG GTTCAGCAGACAGTGCGTTGTGGACAAAGATAAGAGGAACCAGTGTCGTTTCTGCAGGCTCAACAAATGCTTCAGAGTTGGCATGAAAAAAGAAG CTGTACAGAACGAGAGAGATCGGATCAGCTCCAGAAGAAATATGGCTGATGCACAAGACTTGCCACCCATCACGATTTTGGCCCAAGCAGAATCACTTTCCCAACAG ATCACTGCTCCAGTTGGAGTTGCAGACATATCAGAGCAGAAGTCAGCCACTGTTGGGGATGTTTGTGATTCTATGAGACAGCAGCTCTTGGTGTTGGTGGAATGGGCCAAATATATTCCTGCCTTCGGAGAACTGCTGCTGGACGACCAG gtgaGCTTGCTCAGGGCACATGCAGGTGAACACCTCTTGCTCGGAGTCGCCAAAAGGTCAATGCCTTTCAAGGACTTCCTGCTTTTAG gtaaTGGCTGTGTGATCCACAGGAACAGTCCTGAACCAGAGATCTGTCGGGTAGCCAACCGAGTGCTGGACGAGCTGGTTCAGCCCTTCCAGGATATTCAAATCGACGAAAATGAATATGCAGCACTCAAGGCCATTGTCTTCTTCGACCCAG ATGCAAAGTCTTTACGGGACCCATCGAAGATCAAGGCTATGCGTCTGCAG GTCCAGATGAGTCTGGAGGACTACATTAATGACCGTCAGTATGACTCCAGGGGTCGTTTTGGAGAGCTGTTACTCCTGCTGCCCACCCTGCAGAGCATCACCTGGCAGATGATCGAACAGCTCCAGTTCATTAAGCTCTGTGGTCTGGCAAAGATAGACAACCTGCTGCACGAGATGCTGCTGGGAG GCCTTACTTCAGAGCCCACGCACCTGCACCACCCAGCCCACACCCAGCTGGCCCAGGACCCTCTGACTGGACACACGCTGGTCATCAGCACCATGCCTGTCACTCACACTCCACTGATAG CCTCTCCCGACACTCCCATCCCATCACCCCCTCAGGGTCCAACCCCAGAGAAGTACAAACACTTTCCCCAGCCTGTTTGTCCTCCAGCCAGTCCCTCAGCATCCACACAGACAGATCCCTGA
- the gpr141 gene encoding probable G-protein coupled receptor 141 — protein MTSTVTQDTQSTAISYVMTTSSLLRTSKPPDDNKNTEEHHAVLLAIYSVVLLSGTISLSLMMHIMKSSTASITSIAVLNLIFAHFIFLLTVPFRIYYYATNHWSLGRGWCKVVSSMIHIHMYMSFIFYVIILITRLMTFYHKTAWVASFQRIHALLLSAVVWMVVLVVVPCIIYFSYGKNEAKSLDNNNNNNNTKCFKFGEHIKQQSAAKVFNYIISTLIIVVATGLTALQANVLRVLYRRDRRRCTSQQDFGAQLKSLFFALIMVVCFIPYHLFRLNYLEHIELQSVNEVFLSLTTFNCLDMLTFLGRRTCSMCFPGKAS, from the coding sequence ATGACTTCCACGGTAACCCAAGACACACAGTCCACGGCCATAAGCTATGTGATGACCACGAGCTCCTTACTCAGAACCTCAAAGCCACCagatgataataaaaatactgAAGAGCACCATGCAGTCCTCCTGGCCATCTACTCGGTGGTTCTGCTCAGCGGTACCATCAGCCTGAGCCTGATGATGCACATCATGAAGTCCAGCACAGCATCCATCACCTCCATCGCTGTACTCAACCTCATCTTCGCCCACTTCATCTTCCTGCTGACTGTCCCCTTCAGGATTTACTACTACGCGACTAACCACTGGAGCCTGGGCCGCGGGTGGTGTAAAGTGGTCAGCAGCATGATCCACATCCACATGTACATGTCTTTTATCTTCTATGTGATCATCCTCATCACGCGTCTGATGACGTTCTACCACAAAACTGCGTGGGTGGCCTCCTTCCAGAGGATTCACGCACTCCTGCTCAGTGCTGTCGTGTGGATGGTGGTGCTGGTCGTGGTCCCCTGCATTATCTATTTCTCCTATGGCAAAAACGAGGCAAAGAGCttggacaacaacaacaacaacaataacaccaAGTGCTTCAAGTTTGGCGAACACATCAAACAACAGTCTGCTGCCAAGGTGTTCAACTACATCATAAGCACACTGATCATAGTGGTGGCCACGGGGCTGACAGCCCTCCAGGCCAATGTCCTGAGGGTTTTATACAGGAGGGATCGCCGGAGATGCACCTCTCAGCAAGACTTCGGGGCTCAGCTGAAAAGTCTGTTCTTTGCTCTCATCATGGTGGTCTGCTTCATCCCCTACCACCTGTTCAGGCTGAATTACTTGGAGCACATTGAATTGCAGAGTGTCAACGAGGTGTTTTTGAGTTTGACCACTTTCAACTGTTTAGACATGCTCACCTTCCTGGGGAGGAGAACCTGCTCCATGTGCTTCCCGGGAAAGGCTAGTTAA
- the pign gene encoding GPI ethanolamine phosphate transferase 1 isoform X1: MRMITFFLVGLTVHVVFFLSIFDIYFTSPLVHGMTPQVTPLAPPASRLVLVVGDGLRADSLFTLLQNGSSRAPYLRSVIEERGTWGVSHTRVPTESRPGHVALIAGFYEDVSAVAKGWKENPVEFDSVFNESRHTWCWGSPDILPMFAKGASGDHVHTHTYPAEEEDFASTDASRLDSWVFTQVKSFFQSAKSNSSLRASLLEDKVVLFLHLLGIDTNGHAHRPMSQEYQDNIGLVDSGVAELVSTVEDFFGHDGRTAYVFTSDHGMTNWGSHGAGHPSETLTPLVVWGAGVQRAHRVTDPQLYNDGYLQEWKLEHLRRVDVNQADIATLMASLIGVPIPVNSVGVLPLLYLNNSDQFKAESMYTNAIQVLEQFKVKMMQKKETTLSFLFTPYQLLTESKQAEFIHKARILIQLEKYEDAIALCQSLISHALEGLVYYHTYDRFFLGCSVVLGFVGWTSYVILVILKTHASLNRHPSLLEQIPSHTLARLCMCVTAVITVFLLIQRSPITYYIYCLLPVPVWYSVLKESGTLKDLIRSAPSLPLWKCFGYFVLVAFGIELLVVSFFHRAMLTVGLAVLSLWPFLTGLLGKAKFRSVSWFLGCLCLAAFPLMPVVGREPNIHLVTCAGLLTLFTSACYLWSSRQRAPLHLSDRQQFVAQMLHVTVCAYVPSLTHSSLQQKQGLPLLNQIISWVTLASSMLVPLLSSTRLFHRLLSIFLSLSATYLLLSTGSEALFPPVLSWLMFVWINIEQEAMLAQGVSGRQELSTIDFSANIDITKIRQLKLDDIRRSYFFVFFIITAFFGTGNIASINSFDPASVYCFLTVFNPFIMGGLMMWKVIIPFIIVMCAFETIQVATQLSSRSLFLIVLVISDLMALHFFFLVQDYGSWLDIGTSISHYVIVMSMTIFLMLLSLVTHVFTSQRLILWRRPKMHFP, from the exons atgaggatgatCACCTTCTTCCTGGTTGGACTGACAGTCCACGTGGTCTTCTTCCTTTCTATCTTTGACATCTACTTCACGTCTCCCCTGGTCCATGGCATGACACCCCAGGTGACACCACTGGCACCCCCTGCCTCCAGACTGGTGTTAGTGGTGGGCGATGGTCTCAGGGCGGACAGTCTCTTCACACTCCTGCAGAACGGCTCATCCAGGGCGCCATACCTGAG GAGTGTGATCGAGGAGAGGGGCACCTGGGGCGTGTCACACACACGTGTGCCCACTGAGTCTCGTCCCGGTCATGTTGCTCTCATCGCTGGTTTCTATGAGGATGTTAGCGCTGTCGCCAAAG ggtggAAGGAGAATCCTGTTGAGTTTGACTCCGTGTTTAATGAGAGCAGACACACCTGGTGCTGGGGCAGCCCTGATATTCTGCCCATGTTTGCCAAAG GTGCCAGTGGAGACCACGTGCATACCCACACATACCCTGCAGAAGAGGAGGACTTTGCCTCCACAGACGCCTCCAGGCTGGACAGCTGGGTGTTCACTCAAGTCAAA TCATTCTTTCAGTCAGCCAAGTCTAACTCCAGCCTGAGGGCCAGTCTGCTCGAGGATAAGGTCGTCCTCTTCCTGCACCTGCTGGGCATTGACACAAACGGACATGCTCACAGACCAATGTCACA gGAATACCAGGACAATATCGGTCTAGTGGACTCTGGTGTAGCTGAGCTGGTGTCTACAGTGGAAGACTTCTTCGGTCACGATGGCAGAACGGCCTACGTGTTCACTTCTGATCACGGCATGACAAACTGGG GTTCACATGGTGCAGGCCATCCCTCTGAGACCCTCACCCCTTTAGTGGTGTGGGGAGCAGGAGTTCAAAGAGCCCACAGAGTGACTGATCCCCAGCTGTACAATGATGGGTACCTACAAG AGTGGAAACTGGAGCACCTTCGTAGAGTTGACGTCAATCAG gcAGACATCGCTACGCTCATGGCTTCTCTCATTGGTGTGCCCATTCCTGTCAACTCTGTC GGTGTGTTACCTCTTCTCTACCTAAACAACAGTGACCAGTTCAAAGCAGAGAGCATGTACACTAACGCTATTCAAGTATTGGAGCAGTTCAAG gtgaaaatgatgcaaaaaaaggagacaaccttgtcttttctcttcaccCCATACCA ACTACTGACGGAGTCAAAACAAGCAGAATTCATCCACAAGGCCAGAATACTGATTCAGCTGGAGAAGTATGAGGATGCT atcgctctctGCCAGTCTCTCATATCCCATGCTCTGGAGGGTCTGGTCTACTACCACACATACGACCGGTTCTTCCTGGGTTGCAGTGTGGTGCTGGGGTTTGTAGGCTGGACCTCATATGTCATCCTAGTCATACTGAAGACTCATGCCAGCCTCAACAGACATCCCAGTCTCCTCGAACAG attcCCAGCCATACCCTGGCgaggctgtgcatgtgtgtgacagcgGTGATCACCGTGTTCCTGCTTATCCAAAGGAGCCCCATTACCTACTATATTTACTGCCTGTTGCCTGTCCCTGTGTGGTACTCTGTCCTCAAAGa GTCGGGGACCCTCAAAGATTTGATTCGCTCAGCTCCCTCTCTGCCACTGTGGAAATGTTTTGGCTATTTTGTGCTGGTGGCGTTCGGGATCGAGCTTCTG GTGGTGAGTTTCTTCCATCGCGCCATGCTGACTGTGGGCCTggctgtcctctccctctggCCCTTCCTGACGGGGCTTCTGGGCAAGGCCAAG ttCCGCTCAGTGAGCTGGTTTCTGGgctgtctgtgtttggctgCTTTCCCCCTGATGCCTGTCGTGGGTAGAGAACCTAACATACATCTGGT TACCTGCGCCGGTCTCCTCACACTCTTCACTTCAGCCTGTTACCTGTGGTCATCACGACAGAGAGCACCACTGCACCTTAGTGACAGACAGCAGTTTGTCGCCCAG ATGCTCCATGTGAcagtgtgtgcgtacgtgccATCCCTCACACACTCcagcctgcagcagaaacagggcCTCCCACTTCTTAATCAGATCATCAGCTGGGTCACATTAG CATCTTCTATGCTGGTTCCATTGCTGAGCTCTACGCGTCTTTTCCACCGACTCCTcagcatcttcctctctctcagcgCCACGTACCTGCTGCTCAGCACCGG GTCAGAGGCCTTGTTCCCCCCCGTGTTATCTTGGTTGATGTTTGTGTGGATCAACATTGAACAGGAAGCTATGCTCGCTCAGGGCGTCTCTGGCAGACAAGAG ctctCCACTATTGACTTCTCTGCAAACATCGACATCACCAAGATCCGACAGCTGAAGTTGGATGACATCAGAAGATCTTATTTTTTT GTATTTTTCATAATAACAGCTTTCTTCGGCACAGGCAACATAGCTTCCATTAACAG TTTTGACCCTGCGTCTGTGTACTGTTTCCTCACTGTCTTCAACCCCTTCATCATGGGAGGGCTGATGATGTGGAAG GTTATCATTCCATTCATAATCGTAATGTGTGCATTTGAGACCATCCAAGTTGCAACACAGCTCTCATCGAGAAG cttgttcctcatCGTCCTGGTCATCTCAGACCTGATGGCTCTG caCTTTTTCTTCCTGGTGCAGGACTATGGCAGCTGGTTAGACATTGGCACCAG CATTAGCCATTATGTGATCGTGATGTCGATGACCATCTTCCTGATGTTGCTCAGTTTAGTCACACATGTCTTCACCTCACAAAGGCTCATCCTGTGGAGGAGACCCAAGATGCACTTCCCCTAA
- the pign gene encoding GPI ethanolamine phosphate transferase 1 isoform X2 has protein sequence MSFFQSAKSNSSLRASLLEDKVVLFLHLLGIDTNGHAHRPMSQEYQDNIGLVDSGVAELVSTVEDFFGHDGRTAYVFTSDHGMTNWGSHGAGHPSETLTPLVVWGAGVQRAHRVTDPQLYNDGYLQEWKLEHLRRVDVNQADIATLMASLIGVPIPVNSVGVLPLLYLNNSDQFKAESMYTNAIQVLEQFKVKMMQKKETTLSFLFTPYQLLTESKQAEFIHKARILIQLEKYEDAIALCQSLISHALEGLVYYHTYDRFFLGCSVVLGFVGWTSYVILVILKTHASLNRHPSLLEQIPSHTLARLCMCVTAVITVFLLIQRSPITYYIYCLLPVPVWYSVLKESGTLKDLIRSAPSLPLWKCFGYFVLVAFGIELLVVSFFHRAMLTVGLAVLSLWPFLTGLLGKAKFRSVSWFLGCLCLAAFPLMPVVGREPNIHLVTCAGLLTLFTSACYLWSSRQRAPLHLSDRQQFVAQMLHVTVCAYVPSLTHSSLQQKQGLPLLNQIISWVTLASSMLVPLLSSTRLFHRLLSIFLSLSATYLLLSTGSEALFPPVLSWLMFVWINIEQEAMLAQGVSGRQELSTIDFSANIDITKIRQLKLDDIRRSYFFVFFIITAFFGTGNIASINSFDPASVYCFLTVFNPFIMGGLMMWKVIIPFIIVMCAFETIQVATQLSSRSLFLIVLVISDLMALHFFFLVQDYGSWLDIGTSISHYVIVMSMTIFLMLLSLVTHVFTSQRLILWRRPKMHFP, from the exons ATG TCATTCTTTCAGTCAGCCAAGTCTAACTCCAGCCTGAGGGCCAGTCTGCTCGAGGATAAGGTCGTCCTCTTCCTGCACCTGCTGGGCATTGACACAAACGGACATGCTCACAGACCAATGTCACA gGAATACCAGGACAATATCGGTCTAGTGGACTCTGGTGTAGCTGAGCTGGTGTCTACAGTGGAAGACTTCTTCGGTCACGATGGCAGAACGGCCTACGTGTTCACTTCTGATCACGGCATGACAAACTGGG GTTCACATGGTGCAGGCCATCCCTCTGAGACCCTCACCCCTTTAGTGGTGTGGGGAGCAGGAGTTCAAAGAGCCCACAGAGTGACTGATCCCCAGCTGTACAATGATGGGTACCTACAAG AGTGGAAACTGGAGCACCTTCGTAGAGTTGACGTCAATCAG gcAGACATCGCTACGCTCATGGCTTCTCTCATTGGTGTGCCCATTCCTGTCAACTCTGTC GGTGTGTTACCTCTTCTCTACCTAAACAACAGTGACCAGTTCAAAGCAGAGAGCATGTACACTAACGCTATTCAAGTATTGGAGCAGTTCAAG gtgaaaatgatgcaaaaaaaggagacaaccttgtcttttctcttcaccCCATACCA ACTACTGACGGAGTCAAAACAAGCAGAATTCATCCACAAGGCCAGAATACTGATTCAGCTGGAGAAGTATGAGGATGCT atcgctctctGCCAGTCTCTCATATCCCATGCTCTGGAGGGTCTGGTCTACTACCACACATACGACCGGTTCTTCCTGGGTTGCAGTGTGGTGCTGGGGTTTGTAGGCTGGACCTCATATGTCATCCTAGTCATACTGAAGACTCATGCCAGCCTCAACAGACATCCCAGTCTCCTCGAACAG attcCCAGCCATACCCTGGCgaggctgtgcatgtgtgtgacagcgGTGATCACCGTGTTCCTGCTTATCCAAAGGAGCCCCATTACCTACTATATTTACTGCCTGTTGCCTGTCCCTGTGTGGTACTCTGTCCTCAAAGa GTCGGGGACCCTCAAAGATTTGATTCGCTCAGCTCCCTCTCTGCCACTGTGGAAATGTTTTGGCTATTTTGTGCTGGTGGCGTTCGGGATCGAGCTTCTG GTGGTGAGTTTCTTCCATCGCGCCATGCTGACTGTGGGCCTggctgtcctctccctctggCCCTTCCTGACGGGGCTTCTGGGCAAGGCCAAG ttCCGCTCAGTGAGCTGGTTTCTGGgctgtctgtgtttggctgCTTTCCCCCTGATGCCTGTCGTGGGTAGAGAACCTAACATACATCTGGT TACCTGCGCCGGTCTCCTCACACTCTTCACTTCAGCCTGTTACCTGTGGTCATCACGACAGAGAGCACCACTGCACCTTAGTGACAGACAGCAGTTTGTCGCCCAG ATGCTCCATGTGAcagtgtgtgcgtacgtgccATCCCTCACACACTCcagcctgcagcagaaacagggcCTCCCACTTCTTAATCAGATCATCAGCTGGGTCACATTAG CATCTTCTATGCTGGTTCCATTGCTGAGCTCTACGCGTCTTTTCCACCGACTCCTcagcatcttcctctctctcagcgCCACGTACCTGCTGCTCAGCACCGG GTCAGAGGCCTTGTTCCCCCCCGTGTTATCTTGGTTGATGTTTGTGTGGATCAACATTGAACAGGAAGCTATGCTCGCTCAGGGCGTCTCTGGCAGACAAGAG ctctCCACTATTGACTTCTCTGCAAACATCGACATCACCAAGATCCGACAGCTGAAGTTGGATGACATCAGAAGATCTTATTTTTTT GTATTTTTCATAATAACAGCTTTCTTCGGCACAGGCAACATAGCTTCCATTAACAG TTTTGACCCTGCGTCTGTGTACTGTTTCCTCACTGTCTTCAACCCCTTCATCATGGGAGGGCTGATGATGTGGAAG GTTATCATTCCATTCATAATCGTAATGTGTGCATTTGAGACCATCCAAGTTGCAACACAGCTCTCATCGAGAAG cttgttcctcatCGTCCTGGTCATCTCAGACCTGATGGCTCTG caCTTTTTCTTCCTGGTGCAGGACTATGGCAGCTGGTTAGACATTGGCACCAG CATTAGCCATTATGTGATCGTGATGTCGATGACCATCTTCCTGATGTTGCTCAGTTTAGTCACACATGTCTTCACCTCACAAAGGCTCATCCTGTGGAGGAGACCCAAGATGCACTTCCCCTAA